The following are encoded together in the Aneurinibacillus sp. REN35 genome:
- the pdaB gene encoding polysaccharide deacetylase family sporulation protein PdaB codes for MLFWIVNARRLKQYLIIFTAALFAIGIAWAERDNISVFTSGKSGPNAIYKVETKEKKLALTFDISWGEERAGPILDILQQKGVKKATFFLSSPWSESHPDIVKRIKDMGYEIGSHGHKHVNYSGLTDDEIRTQISKSHEILKGLTGAAPTLIRTPNGDFDKRVLKIADKMGYTVVQWDTDSKDWMNPGTEQITKNVVGKAHPGDIVLLHASDSCKQTHLALPAIIDQLRGKGYEFVSVSELMAGAKVDTKEVK; via the coding sequence CGTCTTAAGCAGTATCTTATCATTTTCACAGCCGCTTTATTCGCTATCGGTATCGCCTGGGCGGAGAGAGATAATATTTCAGTCTTCACATCGGGCAAGAGTGGTCCCAATGCTATTTACAAAGTAGAAACAAAGGAAAAAAAGCTCGCGCTCACCTTCGACATTAGCTGGGGAGAAGAGCGAGCCGGCCCGATTTTGGACATCCTTCAACAAAAGGGAGTTAAAAAAGCAACCTTCTTCCTCTCCTCCCCTTGGAGCGAGAGTCATCCCGATATCGTAAAACGCATTAAGGATATGGGGTATGAAATTGGGTCACACGGCCATAAGCATGTTAATTACAGCGGTTTAACTGATGATGAAATCCGCACGCAGATTAGTAAATCACACGAAATTTTAAAGGGCTTAACCGGAGCCGCCCCCACACTTATTCGTACCCCCAACGGTGACTTCGACAAACGCGTACTCAAAATTGCGGACAAGATGGGCTACACAGTAGTTCAGTGGGATACCGATTCGAAGGATTGGATGAACCCCGGCACCGAACAAATTACTAAAAACGTCGTAGGTAAAGCTCATCCAGGTGACATCGTCCTCTTGCATGCCAGCGATTCTTGCAAGCAAACGCACCTTGCACTTCCTGCAATCATCGATCAATTACGCGGTAAAGGCTATGAATTCGTGTCTGTATCTGAATTGATGGCAGGCGCCAAAGTCGACACAAAAGAAGTGAAATAA
- a CDS encoding KinB-signaling pathway activation protein: protein MTLRKWSFLFYTTLLIGALGAVISGVLIGQETTSGGFANFGMGVIGSLIAGLMFSVVSQMGFFAYLTVNYLALSVFRRKSLWYGIQVIIIAFVFIDLVVLRHDIFAKHESMLSYVWLPLGLLAYAVAVAYAKVRATNRSAWIPTIFFMFVVTILEWIPALRENNLKSMTMMIVPLLLCNTWQIMQLHRILRKNESLAK from the coding sequence GTGACATTACGGAAGTGGTCCTTTCTTTTTTATACGACGCTTCTGATCGGGGCATTGGGTGCCGTGATTTCAGGGGTGCTTATTGGACAGGAGACAACCAGCGGCGGGTTTGCGAATTTTGGTATGGGGGTTATCGGAAGTTTGATTGCCGGGCTGATGTTCAGTGTGGTAAGCCAAATGGGTTTTTTTGCTTATTTGACGGTGAACTATCTCGCTTTGAGCGTCTTCAGACGAAAAAGCCTCTGGTACGGGATTCAGGTGATTATTATTGCTTTCGTTTTTATTGATTTAGTTGTCCTGCGGCATGATATTTTTGCGAAGCACGAGTCCATGCTTAGCTATGTATGGCTGCCGTTGGGCCTGCTGGCGTACGCGGTTGCCGTGGCTTATGCGAAGGTACGGGCGACAAATCGCTCGGCATGGATTCCGACCATATTTTTTATGTTTGTTGTAACGATTCTAGAGTGGATTCCTGCTCTGCGGGAAAATAATTTGAAATCAATGACGATGATGATTGTTCCGCTCCTGCTCTGTAATACATGGCAGATCATGCAGCTGCATCGTATTTTACGCAAAAACGAAAGCCTGGCGAAGTAA
- the gerD gene encoding spore germination lipoprotein GerD, with translation MIVSTRSALSCILLLMIVLTGCGGVTQQKGKSASSDYNETKQMVIDILKTKEGQKAIKEASKGSKMSTQSTGTGGGQGGGEEAGQMQAHEMMQDPKFASSMAKAMEKENEKTLKNLMKDPEYQKMMLDIMKDPDYQKMVLETMKSPAYRQQTMNVMKESLQSPMFRLEMINIAQKAQEQMMKPEQSKGKEKEKGGSQGGGGQEQGSSGKGGGGGGGK, from the coding sequence ATGATTGTTAGCACACGCTCCGCCCTTTCCTGCATTCTTCTGCTGATGATCGTACTTACCGGATGCGGTGGTGTGACTCAGCAAAAAGGGAAATCTGCCTCTTCCGATTACAACGAGACAAAACAAATGGTCATTGATATTCTAAAAACAAAAGAGGGACAAAAAGCTATTAAAGAAGCCAGCAAAGGTAGCAAAATGAGTACACAGAGTACAGGTACAGGCGGTGGACAGGGCGGCGGTGAGGAAGCCGGACAAATGCAGGCTCACGAGATGATGCAGGACCCGAAGTTCGCCAGTTCGATGGCCAAAGCCATGGAAAAGGAAAATGAAAAAACCCTCAAAAATTTGATGAAAGATCCGGAGTATCAAAAAATGATGCTTGATATTATGAAGGATCCAGATTATCAAAAAATGGTTCTTGAAACCATGAAAAGTCCCGCATATCGCCAGCAAACGATGAACGTTATGAAAGAATCACTGCAAAGCCCTATGTTTCGACTTGAGATGATTAACATTGCCCAGAAAGCTCAGGAGCAGATGATGAAGCCTGAGCAGAGCAAGGGAAAAGAGAAGGAAAAGGGCGGCAGTCAAGGTGGCGGCGGACAGGAACAAGGTAGCAGCGGAAAAGGTGGCGGTGGTGGAGGAGGAAAATAG
- a CDS encoding Mrp/NBP35 family ATP-binding protein, which yields MITEEKVLEALQGVEDPEIHRSVVELGMVRNIKIDGDKVELDVILTIQGCPLKVKIQEDVENAIKALGATQVVVNFGAMTDEERARVAAMIRGGNAQASASAPNNGTVQGHGAGLDQVSPLLRPDSKTQFIAVTSGKGGVGKSTVTVNLAVSLARMGKKVGVIDADIYGFSVPDMMGITQRPVVVENMVMPVQRFGVKVISMGFFVEDNSPIIWRGPMLGKMLRNFFSEIHWGELDYMILDLPPGTGDVALDVHQMIPQSKEIIVTTPHPTAAFVAARAGAMAIRTNHEILGVVENMSYYIDKDGQKDPIFGSGGGQKLAEELQSEVLVQIPLGQPEPMRDEERFGPSVYQEHENIGKIYMELARTVDQKAGIKV from the coding sequence GTGATTACAGAAGAAAAAGTGTTAGAAGCATTACAAGGTGTAGAAGACCCGGAGATCCACCGCAGTGTAGTGGAGTTGGGCATGGTGCGTAATATTAAGATTGATGGCGATAAAGTAGAGTTGGATGTAATTTTAACAATTCAGGGCTGTCCGTTGAAGGTCAAGATTCAAGAAGATGTAGAAAATGCGATCAAAGCGCTGGGTGCAACGCAGGTAGTGGTAAACTTTGGAGCGATGACCGATGAAGAACGTGCGCGTGTCGCTGCTATGATTCGCGGCGGTAATGCACAGGCTTCTGCTTCTGCACCGAATAATGGCACGGTACAGGGACATGGAGCAGGTCTTGATCAGGTGTCACCGCTTCTTAGACCGGATTCTAAGACACAATTTATCGCTGTTACAAGCGGTAAGGGCGGTGTAGGAAAATCGACGGTTACGGTTAACCTTGCTGTTTCCCTTGCGCGTATGGGCAAAAAGGTTGGTGTGATCGACGCCGATATTTATGGCTTCAGCGTCCCGGATATGATGGGGATTACTCAGCGCCCGGTAGTAGTGGAGAATATGGTTATGCCTGTGCAGCGGTTCGGTGTAAAAGTTATCTCGATGGGTTTCTTTGTCGAGGATAATTCACCAATTATCTGGCGCGGACCGATGCTTGGTAAGATGCTGCGTAACTTCTTTAGTGAAATTCATTGGGGTGAGCTTGATTATATGATTTTGGACTTGCCTCCAGGAACAGGCGATGTAGCGCTTGACGTGCATCAGATGATCCCGCAAAGCAAGGAAATTATCGTGACGACACCTCATCCGACAGCTGCATTCGTGGCAGCCCGTGCCGGAGCGATGGCAATTCGTACGAATCATGAGATTCTCGGTGTGGTGGAGAACATGTCCTACTACATTGACAAAGACGGGCAGAAGGATCCGATCTTTGGCAGCGGCGGTGGACAAAAGCTGGCAGAAGAGCTGCAGAGTGAAGTATTGGTACAAATTCCGCTGGGTCAGCCGGAGCCGATGCGCGATGAAGAACGATTCGGCCCGTCTGTGTATCAGGAGCATGAAAACATCGGCAAGATTTATATGGAATTAGCAAGAACTGTTGATCAGAAAGCGGGCATCAAAGTATAA
- the cwlD gene encoding N-acetylmuramoyl-L-alanine amidase CwlD, with amino-acid sequence MKQKIMFWLGALMLLVFLFTYNMPMDDESWSSWSLPLSGKVIAIDAGHGGPDGGAASKQGLIEKDVTLPISLYLRDFLQEAGALVVMTREIDTDLANPDTKGLSKRKTEDLLRRARMIKEKEADLLISVHLNAIPSPRWKGAQTFYSPTRKQSGQVAQLIQDEIKRVINNTDRTAKKTDDIFILRTVECPAALVEVGFLSNEEEARLMSSSQYQKQMANAIYQGILRYYSGESVEDVQ; translated from the coding sequence TTGAAGCAGAAAATCATGTTCTGGCTAGGGGCTCTTATGCTTTTGGTCTTCTTATTTACATATAATATGCCTATGGATGATGAATCATGGTCTTCCTGGTCGCTTCCGTTATCCGGAAAGGTAATCGCGATTGATGCAGGGCATGGTGGTCCGGACGGGGGAGCAGCGAGCAAGCAGGGCTTGATTGAGAAGGATGTGACATTGCCAATTAGTCTGTATCTGCGGGATTTTCTTCAGGAGGCCGGTGCATTGGTTGTCATGACAAGAGAAATTGATACAGATTTGGCGAACCCAGATACGAAAGGGTTAAGCAAACGTAAAACGGAGGATCTGCTTAGGCGGGCCAGAATGATTAAGGAGAAGGAAGCGGACTTATTAATCAGTGTCCATCTAAATGCGATACCTTCACCCCGCTGGAAGGGAGCGCAGACATTCTATTCCCCTACACGAAAGCAGTCCGGTCAAGTAGCCCAATTGATTCAGGATGAAATTAAACGTGTGATTAATAATACAGACAGAACCGCTAAAAAGACGGATGATATCTTTATCCTACGTACTGTGGAATGCCCGGCTGCACTAGTAGAGGTAGGATTTCTCTCCAATGAGGAGGAAGCAAGGCTCATGAGTTCCTCCCAGTATCAGAAGCAGATGGCAAATGCGATATACCAAGGAATCCTTCGTTATTATTCCGGGGAAAGTGTCGAAGACGTACAATAA
- the rpsI gene encoding 30S ribosomal protein S9 — translation MAQVQYYGTGRRKNSIARVRLVPGDGQIIINKRSMDEFFGLETLKLIVKQPLVLTETEGKYDVLVNVNGGGTTGQAGAIRHGISRALLEADPELRGALKSAGFLTRDPRMKERKKYGLKAARRAPQFSKR, via the coding sequence GTGGCACAAGTTCAATATTACGGAACAGGTCGTCGTAAAAACTCCATTGCACGCGTTCGTCTCGTACCGGGTGATGGTCAAATCATCATCAACAAACGTTCAATGGATGAATTCTTTGGTCTTGAAACATTGAAACTGATCGTAAAACAACCACTCGTTCTTACTGAAACAGAAGGTAAGTACGATGTGCTCGTAAATGTAAATGGTGGCGGTACAACAGGTCAAGCGGGTGCAATCCGTCATGGTATCTCCCGTGCGCTGCTTGAAGCTGATCCAGAACTGCGCGGTGCGCTGAAATCTGCTGGCTTCTTAACTCGCGACCCACGCATGAAAGAACGTAAAAAATACGGTCTTAAAGCTGCTCGTCGTGCGCCTCAATTCTCCAAGCGCTAA
- the rplM gene encoding 50S ribosomal protein L13 — translation MRTTYMAKPNEVERKWYVVDAEGQTLGRLASEVAAILRGKFKPEFTPHVDAGDFVVVINAEKIQLSGKKMADKKYYRHSGYQGGLKVTTAGQMLATKPERVIELAVKGMLPKNRLGRKLIGKLNVYAGTEHPHQAQKPENWELRG, via the coding sequence ATGCGCACCACATACATGGCCAAGCCAAACGAAGTAGAGCGTAAATGGTATGTAGTTGATGCTGAAGGGCAAACGCTTGGACGTCTTGCCAGTGAAGTAGCAGCAATTCTTCGCGGAAAATTCAAACCTGAGTTCACACCACACGTTGATGCAGGCGATTTCGTTGTTGTAATCAACGCTGAGAAAATCCAATTATCTGGTAAGAAAATGGCTGATAAGAAATACTATCGCCATTCTGGATACCAAGGCGGATTAAAAGTAACTACAGCTGGTCAAATGCTTGCTACAAAGCCTGAGCGCGTAATCGAGCTTGCTGTTAAAGGCATGCTGCCGAAAAACCGTCTGGGTCGCAAACTGATCGGAAAGCTGAATGTATACGCTGGAACTGAACATCCACATCAAGCGCAAAAACCTGAAAACTGGGAACTGCGCGGGTAG
- the truA gene encoding tRNA pseudouridine(38-40) synthase TruA has translation MEWRKIKVTFGYQGTAYYGLQRQTNGPSVQLEIEKVLHRVLQHETVIVASGRTDSGVHAREQVAHFRTTSRIPADRLIPAMNTLLPDDIVVLNAEEMPMSFHARYHVTEKTYRYRLLNQPIPDPFLREWSQHIKTPLNIENMRAAASYLIGTHDFTSFCSVRTRVEDKIRTIYEIRIDEYERDSALPHQGKDIWLTFRGNGFLYNMVRIMVGTLVEVGKGKWQIEDVKKMLEAKDRNLAGITAPPHGLYLWKVEYEAD, from the coding sequence TTGGAATGGCGCAAGATTAAAGTAACGTTTGGCTACCAGGGAACGGCATATTACGGCCTGCAACGCCAAACGAACGGACCAAGTGTACAGTTAGAGATCGAGAAAGTACTTCATCGTGTGCTTCAGCATGAGACGGTGATCGTAGCATCAGGACGTACAGATTCTGGAGTGCATGCAAGGGAACAGGTGGCGCATTTTCGCACGACCAGTCGGATTCCAGCAGACCGGCTTATTCCGGCCATGAATACACTCCTGCCTGATGATATCGTTGTCCTGAATGCGGAGGAGATGCCGATGTCTTTTCATGCGCGCTATCATGTCACAGAGAAGACGTACCGCTATCGTTTGCTGAATCAGCCTATTCCTGATCCGTTTCTGCGCGAGTGGTCCCAGCATATTAAAACTCCGCTCAATATAGAGAATATGCGAGCCGCTGCTAGTTATTTAATTGGTACGCATGACTTCACATCCTTTTGCTCCGTACGAACAAGAGTGGAGGATAAGATTCGTACCATATATGAGATCCGCATTGACGAATATGAGCGCGATTCGGCACTGCCGCATCAGGGCAAGGATATCTGGTTGACGTTTCGAGGCAATGGCTTTCTCTATAATATGGTCCGAATTATGGTAGGTACGCTGGTCGAAGTTGGCAAGGGGAAGTGGCAGATCGAAGATGTCAAGAAAATGCTTGAAGCTAAAGATCGCAACCTTGCCGGTATCACAGCTCCTCCACACGGACTCTATCTTTGGAAGGTAGAATACGAGGCAGATTAA
- a CDS encoding energy-coupling factor transporter transmembrane component T family protein: MNSIPIGQYIPRDSFLHRCDPRSKLLFVFFFIIFIFLANSLYAFLFVAAVSLLGIILSRIPIIYVLKGLKPALWIIALTVVLQIFTNKEGPVLFSWKFIEIHEKGLIDAAFVSARIILLMMSASLLTLTTSPIQLTDGLESLFSPLRRFKFPAHELALMMSISLRFIPTLLEETDKIAKAQMSRGASFSSGSIIQRINGIIPLIVPLFVQSFRRAEELAFAMEARGYRGGEGRTKYRQLRYGMRDAILFGITIVIAIVVLLLRA; encoded by the coding sequence ATGAACTCTATACCGATTGGACAGTATATACCCCGCGATTCGTTCCTGCATCGTTGTGACCCGCGTAGTAAGCTCTTATTCGTATTCTTTTTCATTATTTTTATCTTCTTGGCGAACTCGTTGTATGCATTTCTATTCGTCGCGGCGGTAAGTCTTCTGGGTATTATATTATCCCGCATTCCGATCATCTATGTTCTAAAAGGGCTGAAGCCTGCATTATGGATTATTGCACTGACGGTAGTCTTACAGATTTTTACGAACAAAGAGGGTCCGGTGCTTTTCTCTTGGAAGTTCATCGAGATACATGAGAAGGGGCTCATAGACGCCGCATTTGTATCAGCGCGTATTATCTTGCTGATGATGTCTGCGTCTCTGCTGACGCTAACCACCTCACCGATCCAGTTGACGGATGGATTGGAGAGTTTGTTTTCCCCGTTGCGTCGGTTTAAGTTCCCTGCTCATGAATTAGCGCTGATGATGTCGATTTCACTGCGTTTTATTCCTACTCTTTTGGAGGAAACGGACAAGATTGCCAAAGCGCAGATGTCACGAGGAGCGTCGTTTTCTAGCGGGTCTATCATTCAACGGATTAACGGGATTATTCCGCTTATTGTACCGTTGTTCGTGCAATCATTTCGCAGGGCTGAAGAATTGGCCTTTGCGATGGAGGCGAGAGGATACCGCGGCGGAGAAGGACGGACGAAGTATCGGCAGCTGCGCTATGGCATGCGGGATGCGATTCTTTTTGGTATTACCATTGTAATTGCCATCGTCGTTTTGCTGCTGCGTGCGTAA
- a CDS encoding energy-coupling factor transporter ATPase, whose translation MDIRLENVGYTYSPGTPFTYQALRSVSLSIPHGRYVAVIGHTGSGKSTLIQLLNGLLIPTEGTMQVGEFTLPAKKKKGLEKLRQQVGLAFQYPEYQLFEETVRKDVAFGLTNMGLPQDMISGRVDAALRLVGLDPEKYGEKSPFALSGGQMRRVALAGVLVMNPKILVLDEPTAGLDPSGHHAILEMVARVHREEKRTTILVTHSMEDAALYADYLYVMNEGRIWMEGTPKQVFESPDKIRQAGLELPEITRFISQFNERIQMTGDSMAPLPFDIFDPETLADELARRFPKKGGGLG comes from the coding sequence ATGGATATCCGATTAGAAAATGTAGGATATACGTACTCCCCGGGTACACCGTTTACTTATCAGGCGCTTCGGAGTGTGTCTCTGTCTATTCCGCATGGCCGCTATGTTGCTGTAATCGGCCATACAGGCTCTGGGAAGTCTACTCTCATCCAGTTATTAAACGGCTTGCTTATCCCGACAGAAGGCACGATGCAGGTAGGAGAGTTTACGCTGCCTGCCAAAAAGAAAAAAGGCCTTGAGAAGCTCCGTCAGCAAGTGGGGCTGGCTTTTCAGTATCCGGAATATCAATTGTTTGAAGAGACGGTGCGAAAAGATGTGGCTTTTGGTCTTACCAACATGGGTCTGCCGCAAGACATGATTTCTGGGCGAGTAGACGCTGCTCTGCGGCTTGTAGGACTTGATCCTGAGAAGTATGGGGAGAAGTCTCCCTTTGCCCTTAGCGGCGGTCAGATGAGGCGTGTGGCGCTTGCTGGAGTGCTTGTCATGAATCCGAAGATATTGGTGTTGGATGAACCGACTGCAGGTCTTGATCCGTCAGGGCATCATGCCATTCTTGAGATGGTGGCCCGCGTTCATCGTGAAGAGAAGCGTACAACCATTCTAGTTACACACAGCATGGAAGATGCAGCGTTGTATGCCGATTATTTGTATGTGATGAATGAAGGACGTATCTGGATGGAAGGTACGCCTAAGCAAGTGTTCGAGAGCCCGGATAAGATTCGGCAGGCAGGTCTTGAGCTGCCGGAGATTACACGCTTTATTTCTCAATTCAATGAGCGGATTCAGATGACTGGGGACAGTATGGCTCCTCTTCCTTTTGATATTTTTGATCCGGAGACGTTAGCCGATGAACTGGCGCGACGTTTTCCAAAGAAGGGAGGGGGCCTGGGATGA
- a CDS encoding energy-coupling factor transporter ATPase, with protein MSEAIIRLTDVSFTYENAVEKAVNGVTFDVKKGEFLSIIGHNGSGKSTLAKMLNGLLLPSEGNIEVSGIVTANEERIWEVRQQVGMVFQNPDNQFVAPTVEDDIAFGMENIGVPSIEMEERIKEVLLQVHMTEFRTAEPNRLSGGQKQRVAIAGALAIQPAVLVLDEATAMLDPRGRKEVLEVVQRMNREFGMTVIQITHYLEETLHSDRILVMDGGKLVGEGTPGSVYQQVEWLRGLELDVPFACDLQYRLRQRGLVFDELKMTGEGVLDSLWISD; from the coding sequence GTGAGTGAAGCGATCATTCGCCTGACCGATGTTTCTTTTACGTATGAAAATGCGGTAGAGAAAGCGGTGAATGGCGTAACATTTGATGTAAAGAAGGGCGAATTCCTTTCCATTATCGGGCATAACGGTTCAGGTAAATCCACGCTGGCGAAGATGCTGAACGGTCTGCTGCTCCCTTCTGAGGGCAATATCGAAGTATCTGGAATCGTAACGGCGAATGAAGAGCGTATCTGGGAAGTACGGCAGCAGGTTGGTATGGTGTTCCAGAACCCAGATAATCAATTCGTGGCGCCGACGGTAGAAGATGATATTGCGTTTGGTATGGAGAATATCGGTGTCCCGTCTATAGAGATGGAGGAGAGGATTAAGGAAGTACTGCTTCAAGTTCATATGACTGAATTCCGCACTGCGGAGCCGAATCGTTTGTCCGGTGGGCAAAAGCAACGTGTAGCTATTGCAGGTGCACTTGCGATTCAGCCGGCAGTGCTTGTTCTTGATGAGGCAACAGCGATGCTTGATCCTCGGGGACGTAAGGAAGTCCTTGAAGTCGTACAGCGTATGAACCGCGAATTCGGGATGACCGTAATCCAGATTACACATTACCTTGAAGAAACGCTTCATAGTGACCGCATTCTTGTTATGGACGGCGGGAAGCTTGTTGGAGAAGGCACGCCAGGCAGTGTGTACCAACAGGTGGAGTGGCTGCGTGGGCTTGAATTGGATGTGCCTTTTGCTTGTGATCTGCAGTATCGCCTCCGTCAAAGAGGCTTGGTTTTTGATGAGTTGAAAATGACGGGGGAGGGAGTGTTGGACAGCTTATGGATATCCGATTAG
- the rplQ gene encoding 50S ribosomal protein L17 produces MAYSKLGRNSAARKALFRDLVTDLIINERIETTESKAKEVRSIAEKMITLAKRGDLHARRQVAAFVRKEVADKETNQDAIQKLFDTVAPRFSERQGGYTRILKIGPRRGDGAPMVYLELVE; encoded by the coding sequence ATGGCATACTCTAAATTAGGCCGTAATAGTGCCGCTCGTAAGGCTCTTTTCCGCGACCTGGTAACTGACCTGATTATTAATGAGCGCATCGAGACAACGGAAAGCAAGGCGAAAGAAGTTCGTTCGATCGCTGAAAAAATGATTACGCTGGCTAAACGCGGTGACCTGCACGCTCGTCGTCAAGTAGCCGCTTTTGTGCGTAAAGAAGTGGCAGATAAAGAAACAAACCAGGATGCAATTCAAAAACTTTTCGATACTGTTGCACCTCGCTTTTCTGAGCGTCAAGGTGGTTATACTCGTATCTTGAAAATTGGGCCTCGTCGTGGAGACGGCGCACCAATGGTATACCTTGAGTTAGTTGAATAG
- a CDS encoding DNA-directed RNA polymerase subunit alpha, whose product MIEIEKPKIEVVEVSDESTYGKFVVEPLERGYGTTLGNSLRRILLSSLPGAAVVSVEIDGVLHEFSTIEGVVEDTTQIILNVKTLSLKIHSDEEKVLEIDVEGAGVVTAADIRADSDVEILNPELVIATLEEGARLHIRMVANRGRGYVPADQNKRPDLPIGVIPIDSIYTPINRVNYQVENTRVGQVTNYDKLTLEVWTDGSIRPEEAVSLGAKIMTEHLNLFVGLTDEAQEAEIMVEKEEDKKEKVLEMTIEELDLSVRSYNCLKRAGINTVQELTQRNLGRKSLEEVQEKLEELGLGLRKDD is encoded by the coding sequence ATGATCGAAATCGAAAAGCCAAAGATCGAAGTGGTAGAAGTAAGTGATGAGTCTACCTATGGCAAGTTTGTGGTAGAGCCTCTTGAGCGCGGATACGGCACAACGCTCGGCAACTCCTTACGTCGTATTTTACTTTCTTCACTTCCAGGTGCCGCAGTAGTTAGCGTTGAAATCGATGGGGTCCTCCACGAGTTCTCCACGATCGAAGGCGTGGTAGAAGATACTACCCAGATCATCTTAAATGTAAAAACTCTTTCTCTTAAAATCCATTCGGATGAAGAGAAAGTGCTTGAAATTGACGTGGAAGGCGCAGGTGTCGTCACGGCTGCTGACATTCGCGCAGATAGTGATGTAGAAATTCTGAATCCTGAATTGGTTATTGCCACATTAGAAGAAGGAGCACGTCTCCATATTCGTATGGTTGCCAATCGTGGACGCGGCTATGTACCTGCCGATCAGAACAAACGCCCCGATCTGCCAATCGGTGTAATTCCGATTGATTCCATCTATACACCGATCAACCGTGTAAACTATCAGGTAGAAAATACACGTGTAGGTCAGGTAACAAACTATGACAAGCTTACGCTTGAAGTGTGGACAGACGGAAGTATTCGTCCGGAAGAAGCGGTAAGCCTTGGCGCAAAAATTATGACGGAACACCTCAATTTGTTTGTAGGTCTCACCGATGAGGCGCAGGAAGCCGAAATTATGGTAGAGAAAGAAGAAGACAAAAAAGAAAAAGTACTCGAGATGACGATCGAAGAACTGGATCTTTCTGTCCGCTCCTACAACTGCTTGAAGCGTGCCGGTATTAATACTGTACAAGAGCTGACGCAGCGCAATCTTGGCCGTAAATCGCTTGAAGAAGTACAAGAGAAGCTTGAAGAGCTGGGTCTTGGGCTTCGTAAAGACGATTAG
- the rpsK gene encoding 30S ribosomal protein S11 — MAKRKVAATRTRRRDRKNIESGIAHIRSTFNNTIVTITDPHGNAISWASAGGLGFRGSRKSTPFAAQMAAEQAAKAAMEHGMKAVEVMVKGPGSGREAAIRSLQATGLEVNMIKDVTPIPHNGCRPPKRRRV; from the coding sequence TTGGCGAAAAGAAAAGTAGCTGCGACTCGTACTCGTCGTCGTGATCGCAAAAATATTGAGTCTGGTATCGCGCATATCCGTTCTACATTCAACAACACGATCGTTACAATCACGGATCCACACGGAAATGCAATCTCCTGGGCAAGTGCTGGTGGCCTTGGTTTCAGAGGCTCTCGTAAAAGCACTCCGTTTGCTGCTCAAATGGCTGCTGAGCAAGCTGCAAAAGCTGCAATGGAGCACGGCATGAAGGCTGTTGAAGTTATGGTTAAAGGACCGGGTTCTGGTCGTGAAGCTGCCATCCGTTCTTTGCAAGCTACGGGTTTGGAAGTTAACATGATCAAAGACGTAACACCTATTCCTCATAATGGTTGCCGTCCACCAAAACGTCGTCGTGTATAA
- the rpsM gene encoding 30S ribosomal protein S13, with protein MARIAGVDLPRDKRVVIALTYIFGVGRSTAVKILSETGIDENTRVRDLTEDEAAKLREYIDKTVKVEGDLRREVSLNIKRLIEIGCYRGVRHRKGLPLRGQRTKTNARTRKGPRRTVANKKK; from the coding sequence ATGGCACGTATTGCTGGGGTTGACTTACCTCGTGACAAGCGCGTAGTAATCGCGTTGACTTACATTTTTGGCGTGGGCCGTTCCACTGCCGTGAAAATCCTGAGCGAAACAGGTATTGATGAGAACACGCGTGTTCGTGATCTGACCGAAGATGAAGCAGCGAAGCTTCGTGAGTATATTGATAAAACAGTTAAAGTTGAAGGGGACCTTCGTCGTGAAGTATCTCTCAACATCAAGCGTCTGATCGAGATCGGCTGCTACCGTGGTGTTCGTCACCGCAAAGGTCTGCCGCTTCGTGGTCAACGTACGAAAACGAATGCACGTACTCGCAAAGGGCCGCGCCGCACTGTTGCGAATAAGAAGAAGTAA
- the rpmJ gene encoding 50S ribosomal protein L36, whose translation MKVRPSVKPICEKCKIIRRKGKIMVICENPKHKQRQG comes from the coding sequence GTGAAAGTAAGACCATCTGTAAAGCCGATTTGCGAGAAATGCAAGATCATTCGCCGTAAAGGCAAGATCATGGTAATCTGTGAAAATCCGAAGCATAAGCAAAGACAAGGCTAA